Genomic DNA from Cyprinus carpio isolate SPL01 chromosome A22, ASM1834038v1, whole genome shotgun sequence:
ACGTAACTCATGACCTGTGACGGGCCAGGCGTTTGTTGCAATATTTTAACAACTCCACTTTGAACCGGAGGGTAAGCAGATTCTAATTTGTCCAGTCCAGATTCTTGCTTAATTGTGGCGACATTTGGTTGTGGTTTTATTGAGTGTCCATGATCTGAAGGAAGTGGGCATTTCAGAGATGGTGGCTGGGAGGCACTGTAAAGTTCCTGCTTGATCTGGGGCATTGACACCAGCTGCTGTGACTCTATGTCCACAGCACTGGCAGGTGGGATCTGGCTGATTTTGGCACTTATGCGCAGTGGCCCCTCCATTTTCTGGCCAGAATGACTCAGCACCACAACACCTTCTGACGTCTGAACTCTAAGTCCTGTGCTAGAACCTGTACTCAAAGATGTACTCTCCACTATATAGCGACCGGCATTTCCACCTTCCTCACCAACTGCTGGACCATGGTACGTACTGCTTTCCTCCAAGCTTGGCTGGTAAATCTGTTTTGGAGGCTGTTTATCAAGGAAAGGATTTCCAATCTGAGCATTTGGCTTCTCCTCAGAGTCAGGGGGATTGCAAACGCGACTGATAACAGAGGTAGGAGTGGAAGCAATAACTGAAATCACTGACTTCTCACTGAAGATCTGTTTTGTTTCTGAGGATGGTATAGAAGCAGGCTGTCGCACTACAGGTTGGGCTGAAACAGGGAGTTGTCTCTTATCTTGAGGAGCACTCTTGTTGGTTACCACATCTGGTGTAATGTCACTTTCCCTTAAAGGATGAGCGTGCATATTCCCGGATGTAGCACCGATTTCCAAGATCGGGACAGTGTTAGGCTTTGAGAGGATTTTGCGCAAATCAGCTGAGTTGGCGTCATGAGCAGGGGTGTCTGAGGGTAATGTAGGGGTTTCCATCGGGGCTACAGAGGTCAGCGGAGGAGAGAGAACCCCAGCTTCTTTCGGCTGATTGAAACGCTCCGTTGGGGAAACAGAAAGAGTGCTTGGGTGTGAGGACAAGTTCTTGAGACAAGTTCTCGTTGGAGATAGTGAAGGAGATGTGTTCTTGTATGAATAAGGCTGGTATTTGGATGACGTTGGGCTTCTGCTAATAGCTGGAGAGGATTTTGGGATATCCATCTCAGTTTTAAGAGGCGACTCAGTTTCATTTGAAAGGTCTGCATTAGGAGCTGTTAAACTTACACGCTGCTTGGAAGAGGAAGTAATGACAACAGCTGTACTTGCTGGTGATCTTTCTGTGGCAGCTGGAAGTTCTGCAGGTACTGACTCCAGTGACTTCACAGGGATATTTTCAGCCTCCAAAACTACATCTTTAATGGGTTCCTTTTTGCTTCCAGCACCCTTTTGGCCTTTGCCCTTCTTTGAAGTTTTTGTTCTGCCTTTATACCCTTTTCTAGGAGTGGTTACGGTCTCCTCCTGAATGACTGCTGTGCTAACACAGGTTTCAGATACTTTTGAACCGGGCCCAAGAGTCTGCATATCAGGACCGGACTCTACAACAGAGGTCACGATCTGATCCATGTCCTCTGATTTAATGGAATCTATAGCAGCAGCAAGCTCTGTTTCACTAGATGGATTTGCAGACTTTTCTTCTTCTGAGACATGCTCTGGTTCTTCAGCTGCCAAACGTTGTGCCTTTGTCAGGTTACTCTTAAATGGAAGAGAAGGAGCATCTTCTGTGAGCTTGGCAATATTCTCAACAGCTTGCTCAAGCTCCAACTCTCGAGCCAGCGAAGCTACATGTGGCTCAATGGCTTTTGCTGCAGCAGGCAAAGTCTCTCTTTCACTATTAACATCATCCATGGCATCATTTTCAAATTTAGCTCCTAGCACCTCATCCTTTGAGGACACACCAGGTGAGCTATTTTTGGGAGACTCATCAGTTCCAGGTTCTTCTTCACTAGTCTGAAGCATTGCCTTTACTTCGGTCACATCAAGACGGATTCTAAGGTTTTTAAGAATGGGAGGGTTTTCTTCGTTAATGAGTTTGGTACTTTCCGAAATTTTCTCCATTTTGTCTCCTTTCTTTCCAATTCCAGATGCTGATGCATTTCCTGGACTGACTCCTTTTTGTGTGGGGGGTGAGAATTTGCCTTTACCCACTCTGGGAACCCCCTCACTGCTCGTTTCACTGGCACCCAACTCCTTAGACTCAGTTGATTTTGACCGTTCGACTTTGCCTGCTGGTACTTCCTCTGATTGGCGTCGATTCTTAGGGGGGCGTCCCCGTCTCAAGGTTGGTGGTGGAGCAACAGCCTCTACTTCAGAACCTACATCTCTGTCTACACCACGCTTCCGTCCACCACGTGGCGATTCAGCATCTTTTCCGGGCTGCAGAGCAGTTTCATCTTCAATTGGTGTAGCATAGACAGAACGCACATTTCTACGTCTTGCCCTACCTGACTGTGAACTCTGCTCTGTACCTTGTTCCATTTCCATACTGTGCACAGGTGACTTACTTAATGACTTTGAATCAGGTGTTGTCTTGAACACCTCTCCTCTTGGAGAAGATGAACGTTTGAGCTTCTCTTTGTCAATGCGCTCACTTTTGCGGGTGCTTTGTTTGTCCGGGGTAGCAGGCAGAGTTGTAGTTACTGGTGTGGTAGGCGAGGTTTTGGCTCTTTTATTTCTTGACTTTGGAGGGGGAGACACAGCTTCTTCAACTGGATAATTATCAGCACATTCCTGATCGTCTGCATTAATAGATTCAGACTCAGGTGCCACAGGTGGCTCAGGTTCGTTTTCATGTTGCTCAGCAGGGATATGCGGGAGGGGACTTGGTGATTCAGGAAACGTCACTGGAGGCCCAGCCTCTGGCTGTACATTATTGGTTGGCATTTCGTTGTTTGGGAGCTGTTCTGCAACTACTTTATTGGTGTCATGAGCACTTACAGAGTCATCAACCTTCAATACCATCTCCTCTGCTGGGATCTTCGACTCTTGGTATTCTGAAGAATTGGGTTCTGAGAGTTGTCCAAGCAAAGGCTGTAATGGGTGAACTGTGGGCTGTTCATGCTCTTTATTGTCCTCCTTCATAGAAGAATCAAGCAAATTACAGGTTAGAGAATCAACACTTTCTGCTTCCACTGTTGGCAAGGATTCTTCGGATGCTAAAACGGGGGGTGATATTTGAGGAGCTTGAACAGGACTAGTCTGAGGGATCTGAACAGGACTAACTGATTTGATCTCAGCTTGTTGAATACTACGTTCAGTAGCATTTTGCTGCTGTGGTGCTTGTTCTTCCTCCAGTGTTTTACTTACTTTGGTTGCATCTGTGCTTTCATCTTGCTTGGAATCTTGATggcttttttctttattcttctgtTGCTGCAACCTTGTTAGTTCTAAAAATCGGCTATGGAAAAGCACAACTGGTTCTGGGTCGGGCTGCCCTTCTGCTGGGCCTTGCTGAGAGTACAGATATCCAACGCCATGTTCAGGGTCCTCATGCTTTCGTTCTAGATGCTGAAGACGCCTTGAATCCTGCTCAAAAATAGAACTGTGCAAAAAACGTGACGCAAACAACTCTCGTCTCTCCTGTTCTTCTGGCTTTGGATCTTCTTTCCTGTCATCAATTTTGTCATCAGACTCGCTtcgaatttttttcttcttcatgtaCCATGACGGAGTTGGTCGTGGTGTGGACTCCACCTTCTCAGGGTCCTTTCTACTACTGAAACTGGGGAAATGTGAATCATAATCTAGGAAAGACCAGTTGTCTTCCCTTGTTGAGGACAAAGACTTTGCACGCTCTAACAAAGCTTTGGTATCTGGAGTGATTGTCTGATCATCTGCGAAAGAACAGAATTTGTTTCTCTCTAGAGAGAGCGTCAGCTTGGACTCTGATAATCTGTTTGGACGAGGTCTTTCAGAAAAGGATCCTGACGTTGATGGAGCAGGAGAGTTAGGCTTATTTTCACGATCTTCTTCAGAGTCAGAGCGCACTTCACCAGGTTCCAAATCAGGCCAAAGTACGTAATCCAAGTACTTCCGATTGAGCCGCCTTTTTTCAGCGCTTCTTGAAAAGTCTGGCAACAAGTCTTGCTTAAGTCGACTATCCCAGCGTCTTTGCTGTTCATCTTGTAGAGATGTACTCATCTTTGACATCTGTGAGGTGTGCATCTGTTTACCTCCAAGCTCCTGATCTGATGGAACATTATCCTCAGTTTTCAATGGTTCTTTTACTTCTCTCATAATCATTTGAGCATGACAGTCTGCATATTCTTCCTCTCTTTGTTGGGGGGCATGCTGAAACCTTGGAGAGTTTGTGTTATTCCACTCAAGGTCTTCACTCTTTTGCCGGACCGTTCGGTAAATCCTTTCTTTCTTAGCATTCATTTCCATCTCAAAGGACTCTTGTTTCTTGGTCTTACTTGGAGGTGAATTATCAGTAACGTCCTGTGGAGGCTTGCCGACCTCATGCACCAGGCTTCGATCCTCAAGATCTTCTGCATCTACACCTTGAGGAGTTTCTGGCTTTCCTGGTTTATCCTGCGGCTGTAGCTGTTGTCGTAGCCTTCGGTTTTGCTCCATCTGTTTGCGATAACTCTGAGAAAGGTCAATATTTTCTAGATATTCATCCCTTACTTTATTGTCCTTATCCGAGGTTCCATCAGTTGAAAATCGTCTAGATATGCTTGGTCCAGGGTGAGATTTCGAGTCAAAAACATCCACCTCAGGCAGTTCAGCTGACCTTACCGATGAGCCCTGAGACGTCCCTCTCATAGCGCCATCCAGCTCTTCCCTTTGACTATAATGAGAACCAATCCTGGATTTGGAGTGTTCTCTTTTTTGAGCCTCTTTCTCTGCTTTTACCTCAATATCGGTCTCTTTTGCAAATCTTGTGCCTGTAGCAAAGTCAGCAGGTTGGCTAATCCCAGAACCTGGATCCTCCTCCAGACGGCCCCGTTTCTGTCGTATTGCTTTCCCGCCGGGATCACCGAACCGTCTCTTTCTCGCTTCAAGTTTGTCAGAATCTACAAGGGAGTCTTTGCCATCACTACCAGAATCcgattttaaatgtttctttgacTTTCCTTTGCCGTCCCGGTCTAAAGACTCACTTTTACACTGATCGAGCCGCTCTGCCTTTTGAGACTCAATGCGAGTTACGTGGTCAGTAGGGGAAGGCTCTTTGTCCCCTTTATGCTTCTCTTTTTCTTGACTCTCCACATCTGAAACCTTAACCTTTCCAGATCCCAAATCCAGACTCGCCTCTCTATCTGCTTCAGAAAGAGGTACACCGGGAGACTGCACTTTCCCTCTCCTTTGCTTTGCTTTCTCTCCCTTCTCTCGGTCAGCTTTCTCCTTGCGTCTGCTGCGCTTCTTGTTCTCTGCCCCACTTACACGCTCTGCCTCGGCCTGCTCCATTTCTCTCTCCAGTCCTTCAGATTTGTAATCTACTGCCAATTTCTCAGGCTTCTCAAACTGAGCCGGGGTTGGCGACAGCGAGCTGCAGCTTCCGGATCTTTCAGAGGAGTGCCTGTACACACGTCGTTCAGCGTCTCGTGACACGCGATCCGACGGTGAGGGTGAAGTAGAGGGAGTCAGGGGACGCCGCTGATGAGACGGGCTCCATCGGCCTCGCTCCGCCTCAAAGCGCTCGCGCTCCCGTTCCCGCTGGATATAGCTGTACTTCCTGATGTCCTCAAAAGGGTCTCGATAGTCTCTGTATTCCCGTGGGTCCTCATGATAGCGGGGATCGTAGTGGTCTCCTTGGTAGTGATCTAACTCTGCATAGCGGTCACGACTGCGACCGGGGTACTCTCGACGGGGGTCTTCAGCGTAAATGCCAGGAGTCCTTACATTCTCATAATACGCCCGCTCCGCTGAAAAGTCATAAGTTCTCCGGTCTTCCCTGAAAAAAGGAAACAAGatttgggcatttttttttatctacaataTAACCAACTGCTAAAGATGAGCAAACTAAAGGCAGAAATGATAgtttctatgtttgtttttgttttttttttcaccactaaAGCAGTGCTCACCTCCGATCTGAAGGAATATCATAAAAATCACGGATGTCCTGCCCTGATGCCTGCATAGATCGATAGAAAGCCATTTGACTCTCTTGACTTGCAAAATCAACCTGGACAGaggaaacaaacacattttataactaaatcaacacacaaatatatatatagtatatatacacataataaattttttttttaaatttgtctcttatgtgcattttatttgttcaaaaaaaaaaattttgttttcataattacaatttaatatagctGATTTCTgatgtaatatactgtaaactgAAATTTATTTCCTTAATGATAACAATCACTAAAACattcattcacacaaaaaaaaaaataaatcaacctaacaaaaatacatgttttttaacattagtacTCAATTGTTGGTAATAGAAGGtcataaaagacatttttcaa
This window encodes:
- the si:ch1073-335m2.2 gene encoding msx2-interacting protein isoform X5 — translated: MDGLTRPSLDEELFGIVRLYRPFFFFPQAPLYAIDVFGSHKIPPILYWEYLGSVTALKSSGSDSRERAYDHSPYGHHERSGSFDRPRHYNTEYYRDRTMFASGVSSSPAASTISGGFDTPESHFEPRIRDPFTISSSARRDPYREDRGRRTDRTYHHRRSRSSHSSQSRHPSPQRSTGQTPKAAHSPKRAPVSPGRGPRSHSRSPSSSSDSVSSTSSTGSGSSDSNSSSSEGSRARSVQSTATHAPPAPHALTLDSDEPRRSFGIRVQNLPTRSTDTSLKDGLFHEFKKYGKVTSVQIHGASEERYGLVFFRQQEDQEKALGVSKGKLFFGMLIEVTAWNGPETESENEFRPLDGRIDEFHPKATRTLFIGNLEKTTNYQQLLDVFQRFGEIVDIDIKRVNGVPQYAFVQYSDIASVCKAIKKMDGEYLGANRLKLGFGKSMPTACVWLDGLTSNITEQYLTRHFCRYGPVVKVVFDRLKGMALILYNNTDFAQAAVRETKGWKIGGNKIKVDFASQESQMAFYRSMQASGQDIRDFYDIPSDRREDRRTYDFSAERAYYENVRTPGIYAEDPRREYPGRSRDRYAELDHYQGDHYDPRYHEDPREYRDYRDPFEDIRKYSYIQRERERERFEAERGRWSPSHQRRPLTPSTSPSPSDRVSRDAERRVYRHSSERSGSCSSLSPTPAQFEKPEKLAVDYKSEGLEREMEQAEAERVSGAENKKRSRRKEKADREKGEKAKQRRGKVQSPGVPLSEADREASLDLGSGKVKVSDVESQEKEKHKGDKEPSPTDHVTRIESQKAERLDQCKSESLDRDGKGKSKKHLKSDSGSDGKDSLVDSDKLEARKRRFGDPGGKAIRQKRGRLEEDPGSGISQPADFATGTRFAKETDIEVKAEKEAQKREHSKSRIGSHYSQREELDGAMRGTSQGSSVRSAELPEVDVFDSKSHPGPSISRRFSTDGTSDKDNKVRDEYLENIDLSQSYRKQMEQNRRLRQQLQPQDKPGKPETPQGVDAEDLEDRSLVHEVGKPPQDVTDNSPPSKTKKQESFEMEMNAKKERIYRTVRQKSEDLEWNNTNSPRFQHAPQQREEEYADCHAQMIMREVKEPLKTEDNVPSDQELGGKQMHTSQMSKMSTSLQDEQQRRWDSRLKQDLLPDFSRSAEKRRLNRKYLDYVLWPDLEPGEVRSDSEEDRENKPNSPAPSTSGSFSERPRPNRLSESKLTLSLERNKFCSFADDQTITPDTKALLERAKSLSSTREDNWSFLDYDSHFPSFSSRKDPEKVESTPRPTPSWYMKKKKIRSESDDKIDDRKEDPKPEEQERRELFASRFLHSSIFEQDSRRLQHLERKHEDPEHGVGYLYSQQGPAEGQPDPEPVVLFHSRFLELTRLQQQKNKEKSHQDSKQDESTDATKVSKTLEEEQAPQQQNATERSIQQAEIKSVSPVQIPQTSPVQAPQISPPVLASEESLPTVEAESVDSLTCNLLDSSMKEDNKEHEQPTVHPLQPLLGQLSEPNSSEYQESKIPAEEMVLKVDDSVSAHDTNKVVAEQLPNNEMPTNNVQPEAGPPVTFPESPSPLPHIPAEQHENEPEPPVAPESESINADDQECADNYPVEEAVSPPPKSRNKRAKTSPTTPVTTTLPATPDKQSTRKSERIDKEKLKRSSSPRGEVFKTTPDSKSLSKSPVHSMEMEQGTEQSSQSGRARRRNVRSVYATPIEDETALQPGKDAESPRGGRKRGVDRDVGSEVEAVAPPPTLRRGRPPKNRRQSEEVPAGKVERSKSTESKELGASETSSEGVPRVGKGKFSPPTQKGVSPGNASASGIGKKGDKMEKISESTKLINEENPPILKNLRIRLDVTEVKAMLQTSEEEPGTDESPKNSSPGVSSKDEVLGAKFENDAMDDVNSERETLPAAAKAIEPHVASLARELELEQAVENIAKLTEDAPSLPFKSNLTKAQRLAAEEPEHVSEEEKSANPSSETELAAAIDSIKSEDMDQIVTSVVESGPDMQTLGPGSKVSETCVSTAVIQEETVTTPRKGYKGRTKTSKKGKGQKGAGSKKEPIKDVVLEAENIPVKSLESVPAELPAATERSPASTAVVITSSSKQRVSLTAPNADLSNETESPLKTEMDIPKSSPAISRSPTSSKYQPYSYKNTSPSLSPTRTCLKNLSSHPSTLSVSPTERFNQPKEAGVLSPPLTSVAPMETPTLPSDTPAHDANSADLRKILSKPNTVPILEIGATSGNMHAHPLRESDITPDVVTNKSAPQDKRQLPVSAQPVVRQPASIPSSETKQIFSEKSVISVIASTPTSVISRVCNPPDSEEKPNAQIGNPFLDKQPPKQIYQPSLEESSTYHGPAVGEEGGNAGRYIVESTSLSTGSSTGLRVQTSEGVVVLSHSGQKMEGPLRISAKISQIPPASAVDIESQQLVSMPQIKQELYSASQPPSLKCPLPSDHGHSIKPQPNVATIKQESGLDKLESAYPPVQSGVVKILQQTPGPSQVMSYVEKPAWVPTISPAISPHLPSAAGNHVGFIAGTPTDRTQSLIQPKQEPRSPRKSGHPHSPFAKVSSPIGSSSPKGVSMVLPPGLNSLSQYVSTVHHSEQSVIMPPHNTHGSIGRMSPHRVGAMGHLTQGEVRVNTPPLSMMSYGIHSESLTSSWAPGQQRPTSPQAVGNREMVLKVNPANARPPAAQLKSDSIPAEYRGALHSGLPLDRFNRDMRVLMHHQQSDRPAAELHQGHVPENIPPSSTATSMAASLSPRPHLLAKGVSEKDSSKASELKRAQSPSSKEGMMAIRSAMPPMASPQRVQLMTAGTGASFPEYSTIYTNLRPAHAPFAENSPMGINQSTHSIPPSQGVQEQESSQAQAESKVELVGHQPVNMVQLLTKYPIVWQGLLALKNDTAAVQLHFLCGNKALGLRSLPLPESGGILRIVQRMRLEAQQLEGVARRMTGESDFCLLLAMPCGLDQEDVLNQTQALKSAFINYLQAKLAAGIINVPNPGSNQPAYVLQIFPPCEFSESHLSRLAPDLLSQISSISPHLMIVITSV